The Bradysia coprophila strain Holo2 chromosome II, BU_Bcop_v1, whole genome shotgun sequence genome has a segment encoding these proteins:
- the LOC119074221 gene encoding E3 ubiquitin-protein ligase KCMF1-like, translating to MSRHEGVSCDLCLKSNFRGRRYKCLMCYDYDLCANCYEEGATTTRHSTDHPMQCILTVSDFELYYGGETLGVEHPRSYTCPYCKEMGFSDSGLFDHVTVEHTDTGLDVVCPMCAAVPGGEPNLVTEDFAGHLNVEHRNGSRDLISFLDEPSSIRHGGVRRAPHSGRSIGGPRSRRSNMHFGSGSSTLAALSPAAREAADPIAELLSQLSGVRRGQNPPSQLQQLQMQIQLERQQVTAARQQLERLPRRHTVVNPSTVPVSHSQAGLASSVLNGREISISSAPLQMAAAAASQQSLQNQANQSQFLLSRFMTPSLQDTEQILLENNRADRSQFVQHLLLSTLSNLQIVHESENDSTPTNEGHGIVDPPQASNATDDNTITQSSELPHQQSQSDRVNTKKPAVTQKPVPERRSRPPASQAQVKGRELKASSMSSKELPDSR from the exons GGGTCAGCTGTGATTTATGTTTAAAAAGCAATTTTCGTGGGCGCCGTTACAAGTGCTTGATGTGTTACGATTATGATTTATGTGCCAATTGTTATGAGGAAGGAGCTACAACCACTAGACATTCGACTGATCATCCCATGCAATGCATTCTAACCGTCTCCGATTTCGAATTGTATTACGGCGGCGAGACGCTCGGCGTCGAACATCCTCGTAGCTACACCTGTCCGTACTGCAAAGAAATGGGTTTCAGTGATTCGGGCCTGTTCGATCACGTTACCGTTGAGCATACCGACACGGGACTGGACGTTGTTTGCCCTATGTGCGCCGCAGTGCCAGGCGGTGAACCAAATTTGGTTACAGAAGACTTTGCTGGACATTTGAATGTCGAGCACCGGAATGGTAGTAGAGATTTAATATCGTTTCTGGACGAACCGTCGTCGATTCGTCATGGTGGCGTTAGACGTGCACCACATTCGGGACGATCTATTGGTGGTCCAAGATCCCGGCGATCGAATATGCACTTTGGTTCGGGTAGTTCGACGCTGGCTGCTCTGTCACCGGCTGCGAGAGAGGCGGCCGATCCGATTGCAGAATTGTTGAGTCAATTGTCGGGGGTTCGGCGTGGCCAGAATCCACCATCACAGTTGCAACAATTGCAGATGCAAATTCAATTAGAACGTCAACAAGTTACG GCTGCTCGTCAGCAATTAGAACGATTGCCGCGTCGTCATACCGTGGTAAATCCGTCAACGGTTCCTGTATCACATTCTCAAGCGGGCCTAGCCAGCAGCGTATTGAACGGACGTGAAATATCTATATCGTCAGCTCCATTACAAATGGCAGCGGCGGCAGCTAGTCAACAATCACTACAAAACCAAGCCAATCAATCTCAATTTTTGCTCAGTCGGTTCATGACTCCAAGTCTCCAAGATactgaacaaattttattggaaaacaATCGAGCTGACAG ATCTCAATTTGTGCAACACTTGCTACTATCGACGTTgtcaaatttacaaattgttcACGAATCAGAAAACGATTCGACTCCAACAAATGAAGGGCATGGGATCGTGGATCCGCCGCAGGCGTCAAATGCAACCGATGATAATACAATCACGCAATCTAGTGAATTACCGCACCAGCAATCGCAATCCGATCGTGTTAATACAAAGAAGCCAGCTGTTACACAGAAACCAGTTCCTGAACGTCGATCACGGCCACCCGCTTCACAAGCTCAAGTCAAGGGCCGTGAGCTAAAAGCGTCATCGATGTCGTCGAAAGAATTGCCGGATTCTAGGTAG